The following coding sequences lie in one Rutidosis leptorrhynchoides isolate AG116_Rl617_1_P2 chromosome 4, CSIRO_AGI_Rlap_v1, whole genome shotgun sequence genomic window:
- the LOC139843415 gene encoding auxin-responsive protein IAA13-like yields MDTTFRVSGRDYGDEEELELGLGLSLTSSSYVPSSNAAVSQVVGWPPVKTYRMNSLVNQAKFSKNEGVGVNDNTSKKKKNVRRENDNEKTAAKETGHSGYVKVNMDGLTIGRKIDLNAHDCYETLAHALEVMFLKTASSVTSIRKEKQQRSRLLDGSSEFVLTYEDKEGDWMLVGDVPWRMFLGTVKRLRIMKTSDTNGLAPRYQEKNQNSKSKFLELKR; encoded by the exons ATGGATACTACTTTTAGGGTCAGTGGTAGAGATTATGGAGATGAGGAAGAACTTGAATTAGGATTAGGTTTAAGTCTTACTTCTAGTTCTTATGTTCCATCTTCTAATGCTGCTGTCAG tcaGGTGGTGGGATGGCCACCTGTGAAGACATACAGGATGAACAGTTTGGTCAACCAAGCGAAATTTTCCAAGAACGAAGGAGTGGGTGTGAACGATAATACTTCTAAGAAGAAGAAAAACGTAAGGCGTGAAAACGATAACGAAAAAACTGCCGCTAAGGAAACAGGGCATTCTGGATATGTGAAGGTTAATATGGACGGGTTGACGATCGGAAGAAAAATCGATCTGAATGCACATGATTGCTATGAAACTCTTGCTCATGCTCTTGAAGTTATGTTCTTGAAAACAGCCTCAAGTGTCACTTCTATCC GTAAAGAAAAGCAGCAACGTTCGCGGCTTTTGGATGGATCTTCCGAGTTTGTGCTAACGTATGAAGATAAAGAAGGAGATTGGATGCTCGTTGGTGACGTTCCATGGAG GATGTTTCTTGGCACAGTGAAAAGGCTCAGAATAATGAAAACTTCTGATACGAATGGACTTG CTCCAAGATACCAGGAAAAGAATCAGAACTCGAAAAGCAAGTTTCTTGAGTTAAAAAGATGA